A single region of the Parasphingorhabdus litoris DSM 22379 genome encodes:
- the fabG gene encoding 3-oxoacyl-[acyl-carrier-protein] reductase: protein MFDLTGMTALVTGASGGIGSEIAKALAERGATIALSGTRKLTLMDLIPELKGEGHIVVPCNLSDAEEVNNLVPEVIEKLGKIDILVNNAGITRDGLAMRMSDEDWSDVLNVNLESAFRLARAAARPMMKARFGRIISITSVVGATGNPGQVNYVASKAGLVGMSKALAQELASRGITVNCVAPGFIASPMTDALTDAQKDDINRKIPAGKMGAGEDIGAAVAYLASNEASYVTGQTLHVNGGMAMIS, encoded by the coding sequence ATGTTTGATCTCACAGGAATGACGGCGCTGGTAACGGGTGCGTCTGGCGGAATTGGGTCGGAAATTGCCAAGGCTTTGGCAGAACGCGGCGCGACAATTGCCCTCTCAGGCACCCGCAAACTGACGCTTATGGATTTGATTCCAGAGTTAAAGGGCGAAGGCCATATTGTTGTACCGTGCAATCTTTCCGATGCCGAAGAAGTGAACAACTTGGTTCCGGAAGTCATCGAGAAGCTTGGTAAGATTGATATTTTGGTCAACAATGCCGGTATTACCCGCGATGGTCTGGCGATGCGGATGTCGGACGAGGATTGGTCCGATGTCCTGAACGTCAATTTGGAATCTGCGTTCCGTCTGGCTCGCGCAGCGGCCCGGCCAATGATGAAGGCCCGTTTTGGCCGGATCATTTCGATTACCTCTGTTGTTGGTGCCACGGGCAATCCGGGGCAGGTCAATTATGTTGCCTCAAAGGCGGGTCTGGTGGGCATGTCCAAGGCATTGGCACAGGAACTGGCCTCGCGCGGCATCACCGTGAACTGTGTCGCCCCTGGATTTATTGCCTCCCCGATGACCGATGCCCTCACGGACGCGCAAAAGGACGACATCAACCGTAAGATACCTGCCGGAAAAATGGGTGCAGGCGAGGATATTGGCGCGGCTGTGGCCTATCTTGCCAGCAACGAAGCATCCTATGTGACCGGACAGACGCTGCACGTAAACGGCGGCATGGCGATGATCAGCTAA
- a CDS encoding acyl carrier protein, which translates to MSETADRVKKIVVEHLGVEADKVTEEAAFIDDLGADSLDIVELVMAFEEEFSVEIPDDAAEKIATVKDAIDFIDNNKG; encoded by the coding sequence ATGAGTGAGACTGCAGACCGCGTAAAAAAGATTGTTGTTGAGCATCTCGGCGTTGAAGCCGACAAAGTGACCGAAGAAGCGGCATTCATCGATGATCTGGGCGCTGACAGCCTCGACATTGTTGAGCTTGTAATGGCTTTTGAAGAAGAATTCAGCGTTGAAATTCCTGACGATGCAGCTGAAAAAATCGCGACTGTCAAAGATGCGATTGATTTCATCGACAACAACAAGGGTTAA